The following are encoded in a window of Rubellicoccus peritrichatus genomic DNA:
- a CDS encoding LamG-like jellyroll fold domain-containing protein, whose product MDSPLNAVLRHPDMSDGEAIALGALPQFDSGASSNGCSAAMLNSEWAVTAAHCTSLADEQRVTLFYSKNGVTEFVSGTAYRTESGDGGYDDVALIHLDTPIEMATAWVAPYDRFDEYDQLGWQTGRGTSGALGVSVIGSDGVYRAMTQRIFSTKRESDNGEGSSIIPQHIFYNYNGSPESTNPNQYTTRFEGGTGPGDSGGSFYVYSRGRFFTASVVSGPSGDSNSDYRNGRLSTHGDAILARSGLEFAYPQNLAPRAIWVAEDLVASQANLSVVTSWSDRLAELSWSNQTDGGVGEPLLVHDGTPTGLAAVRFDGDDALGLSLAENPFAGQTAISVAMVIRTDAVGEGFQTDPFGTTGILDASNGDNAWGLSFSRNGRYGWAIEAQDDSVTTLFRPKPDSSSYGDGEWHVAVATWDGSEILNDNAGDDRNMKLFVDTVDNIRTGQGAYHFNVGRAALSLLLGDSQTNTLDGFKGDIAELRFYSGELQMHEVDRLLNSLRARYVDGQLGVVFERPWSNRITVEAGQGLLTRGLLTGGATSMEWTVTSGAGNVSFTDSFSPSTEITFDALGTYVLNALSYRESAVGITELIVDVVVPGEDAPTMTAESISGSWLSSDIGSVGMAGSFFENSSVYTLSAAGEGVGIDVGETYDEGQFVWKALTGDFDIVVRLDSVNASGGLPEAGLMIRGGAGPTDAAGYIGYTSAGTLRALFRTDGGYYADLTEDTTPGFTLPVYLKIERRNEQVSVYHSVDGISYNLFASNPELRLPGIVRAGMFAASGDDTVSASATFSEVSLEAVSSSKLSSPVFEDFDYSTAEIAVVSNSTGADEPWLDLALKSGPVNLDFTETYRAQNAVQFAIPPVGGDYTLRLLADDGCGISFLQRSAPIRFNQHYEFDTDGDAEGWTGNNIENLTINEGILTATASTNDPQINISGLSLAGSGYTQLAVRLRSAHAGAIQLFWSRVGGSGFTVARSVTADYAIANEFQTVVFDLNEVSEWDGESITGLRLDPLNGSVTGIDFEIDYIEISDGKVQSDDIFRYDFDEAGNFENWTRVKDFGAAIVLGGSLQAQSTGSDPILTNNLDDFSGSHVAGVLLRMKSSVSGRVDLFWTTSETSGFAAARKVEANYSGGDDWQYLYISLSEHAEWDGKTITQLRLDPTNISGADFAIDLIASSDGDYDGDSLPDVYEATNGFDPTSDMDALMDADGDGFNNVYEYIAGTGPQSVSDRFDARIVSSAGSAMALSVNGRAGRIYRLMRSFQLVDPVWVEVDSVSALTSDMVVNLSDDTIHEKVFYQIEVSLP is encoded by the coding sequence ATGGATTCACCGCTGAATGCTGTTCTTCGACATCCCGACATGTCTGATGGAGAAGCGATCGCATTAGGGGCTTTGCCACAGTTTGACAGTGGTGCATCGAGTAATGGCTGTAGCGCGGCGATGCTCAACAGCGAGTGGGCCGTAACTGCAGCACATTGCACAAGCCTTGCTGATGAGCAGCGTGTGACGCTATTCTATTCGAAAAATGGAGTGACTGAGTTTGTCTCTGGCACTGCCTATAGAACCGAGTCCGGAGATGGCGGTTACGATGATGTTGCTTTAATACACTTGGACACGCCGATTGAAATGGCTACCGCCTGGGTAGCACCCTATGATCGCTTTGATGAGTATGATCAACTCGGCTGGCAAACTGGTCGTGGGACGTCGGGTGCTCTTGGAGTTTCAGTCATAGGCTCTGACGGAGTCTACAGGGCCATGACGCAACGCATATTTTCTACAAAGCGAGAGTCAGACAATGGAGAGGGGAGTTCAATTATTCCTCAACATATCTTTTATAATTACAATGGCTCCCCTGAATCTACAAATCCCAACCAGTACACCACTCGATTTGAAGGAGGAACTGGTCCGGGTGATAGCGGTGGCTCCTTCTATGTTTATTCACGTGGTCGTTTTTTTACGGCTAGTGTCGTTAGTGGCCCAAGTGGAGATTCTAATAGTGACTATCGCAATGGTCGATTAAGCACGCATGGCGATGCGATTCTGGCGCGTTCCGGTTTGGAGTTTGCCTATCCTCAAAACCTGGCACCTCGCGCTATCTGGGTGGCGGAGGATTTAGTGGCAAGCCAGGCCAATCTCAGTGTGGTAACTTCATGGAGTGACCGTCTTGCAGAACTTTCCTGGTCAAACCAGACCGATGGTGGTGTGGGTGAACCATTGCTGGTTCATGATGGGACGCCCACTGGCTTGGCTGCGGTGCGTTTTGATGGAGATGATGCTCTGGGGCTGTCGCTTGCAGAAAATCCATTTGCAGGCCAAACAGCTATCAGTGTCGCCATGGTGATTCGAACTGATGCGGTCGGCGAAGGTTTTCAAACCGATCCTTTTGGCACGACAGGCATTCTGGATGCCAGCAATGGGGATAATGCATGGGGACTTTCTTTTTCCCGCAATGGGCGTTACGGTTGGGCGATTGAGGCACAGGATGATTCGGTAACAACTCTATTTCGTCCAAAACCCGACAGCTCTTCTTATGGCGATGGCGAATGGCATGTTGCGGTAGCGACCTGGGACGGTTCAGAGATTCTAAATGATAATGCGGGGGATGATCGAAACATGAAACTCTTTGTTGATACGGTCGATAACATTCGAACGGGGCAGGGCGCATATCATTTTAACGTTGGGAGAGCTGCTTTATCTCTCCTGTTAGGCGATAGTCAGACCAACACACTTGATGGTTTCAAAGGAGACATCGCCGAGTTACGTTTCTACAGCGGTGAATTGCAGATGCACGAAGTAGATCGTCTTCTTAATAGCCTGCGCGCGCGTTATGTGGACGGACAGCTGGGTGTAGTCTTTGAACGTCCTTGGTCTAACCGTATTACTGTGGAAGCAGGACAAGGCCTTCTCACGCGTGGGCTACTCACTGGTGGAGCCACTAGCATGGAATGGACTGTTACTTCGGGGGCAGGTAACGTTAGCTTTACTGACAGCTTCTCACCTTCAACTGAAATCACCTTTGATGCACTCGGCACTTATGTCCTGAATGCTTTATCTTACAGAGAATCGGCGGTAGGCATCACAGAATTAATTGTAGATGTCGTTGTGCCTGGTGAGGATGCGCCAACAATGACGGCTGAAAGTATTTCCGGTAGTTGGCTCTCGAGTGACATTGGCTCTGTTGGTATGGCTGGAAGTTTTTTTGAAAACAGTTCTGTTTATACTCTCAGTGCTGCGGGTGAAGGTGTTGGCATTGATGTTGGAGAAACTTACGATGAAGGACAATTTGTCTGGAAAGCATTAACAGGCGATTTCGACATAGTGGTGCGCCTCGACAGCGTGAATGCTTCCGGTGGTTTGCCTGAGGCAGGTTTGATGATCCGTGGTGGTGCCGGGCCAACTGATGCTGCGGGATACATCGGTTATACTTCAGCCGGAACGTTGCGTGCACTTTTCCGAACTGATGGTGGTTACTATGCAGATCTGACGGAAGATACGACCCCAGGATTTACACTGCCTGTTTACCTTAAGATTGAGCGGCGTAATGAGCAGGTATCCGTTTATCATTCAGTCGATGGCATAAGCTACAATTTGTTTGCCAGCAATCCAGAGCTTCGCTTGCCCGGTATTGTTCGGGCCGGAATGTTTGCTGCCAGTGGTGATGACACTGTTTCGGCATCAGCAACCTTTAGCGAAGTATCCCTGGAAGCTGTAAGTAGTTCGAAACTGAGCAGCCCCGTGTTTGAAGACTTTGATTATTCAACGGCCGAAATTGCGGTAGTTTCAAACTCCACTGGAGCGGATGAGCCTTGGCTGGATCTTGCTTTGAAATCAGGCCCTGTGAATCTGGATTTTACTGAAACTTATCGTGCTCAAAATGCAGTGCAGTTTGCTATTCCACCAGTGGGCGGTGATTATACGCTGCGTTTGCTTGCGGATGATGGTTGTGGTATCAGCTTTTTACAGCGTAGTGCACCCATTCGTTTTAACCAACATTATGAATTCGATACTGATGGTGATGCAGAAGGGTGGACTGGTAATAACATCGAAAACCTTACTATTAATGAAGGCATTTTGACTGCAACGGCCTCGACCAACGATCCGCAGATTAATATTAGTGGACTCAGTTTGGCCGGAAGTGGTTATACTCAGCTAGCCGTCCGTTTACGCTCAGCTCATGCTGGGGCGATTCAACTTTTTTGGTCACGTGTCGGTGGAAGTGGTTTTACAGTCGCCCGTTCAGTAACGGCTGACTACGCCATTGCTAACGAATTTCAAACTGTTGTTTTTGACCTTAATGAAGTATCCGAATGGGATGGCGAATCCATCACTGGATTACGCCTGGACCCGCTTAATGGAAGTGTCACGGGTATCGATTTTGAAATCGACTACATCGAAATTTCTGATGGCAAAGTCCAAAGCGATGACATCTTTCGTTACGATTTTGATGAAGCAGGTAATTTTGAAAATTGGACACGGGTCAAGGACTTTGGGGCGGCCATTGTTCTAGGCGGTTCGCTACAAGCTCAAAGCACGGGTTCTGATCCGATCCTAACTAATAATCTTGATGACTTCAGCGGAAGTCATGTCGCTGGTGTTCTACTGCGCATGAAATCCTCCGTAAGCGGTCGTGTTGACTTATTTTGGACTACGTCCGAGACATCAGGGTTTGCTGCAGCCCGCAAAGTTGAAGCCAATTATAGTGGAGGCGATGACTGGCAGTATCTTTATATTTCATTGTCAGAGCATGCTGAATGGGATGGGAAGACGATTACTCAGTTACGTTTGGATCCGACAAATATTAGCGGTGCTGACTTCGCCATTGACCTCATTGCATCGAGTGACGGCGATTACGATGGGGATTCACTGCCGGATGTCTATGAAGCCACCAATGGTTTCGATCCGACCTCGGATATGGATGCTTTGATGGATGCCGATGGAGATGGTTTCAATAATGTGTATGAATACATCGCGGGAACTGGTCCGCAGTCCGTTTCGGACCGTTTTGATGCACGTATTGTTTCATCAGCTGGTAGTGCAATGGCTCTTAGTGTCAATGGTCGGGCCGGTCGTATCTATCGCCTGATGAGGAGTTTTCAATTGGTCGATCCAGTTTGGGTGGAGGTTGATTCTGTTAGTGCTTTGACCAGCGACATGGTAGTCAACTTATCTGATGATACAATTCATGAAAAGGTATTCTATCAAATCGAAGTATCACTTCCTTAG
- the hemC gene encoding hydroxymethylbilane synthase has translation MDPIILATRGSPLALKQAELTRAHLAKVMPGRPVEILKIKTTGDKRTQWSLEKQGGKGLFTKELEEALLNGQAHIAVHSAKDLPTEMPAGLELAAFLPRENPHDVLVVQEGVAKPKFIATSSPRRRAQLKRCFPCTVWSEIRGNVDTRLKKVANGHEAQATILAAAGLKRLGIDNWPGLVFKPLDFRQMVPAVGQGAVALQTTTELVSEFAIADDKDTSRSVRLERRFLAAMGGGCHVATAGFVCGSKMLTFHEDHGFNEITLPKGEEEKTVDDFAASLIKTSD, from the coding sequence GTGGATCCAATCATACTCGCAACCCGGGGAAGTCCGCTTGCACTAAAGCAAGCAGAGTTGACTCGGGCGCATTTGGCCAAGGTGATGCCTGGTCGTCCAGTCGAGATCCTCAAGATCAAGACAACCGGTGACAAGCGAACCCAATGGTCGCTCGAAAAGCAGGGTGGCAAGGGTCTCTTTACCAAGGAATTGGAAGAGGCGTTGCTTAACGGTCAGGCCCATATTGCTGTTCACTCGGCCAAAGACCTGCCAACGGAGATGCCGGCAGGGCTTGAGCTTGCCGCTTTCCTCCCACGTGAGAATCCGCATGATGTCCTTGTCGTTCAGGAAGGTGTGGCCAAGCCAAAGTTTATCGCGACTAGCAGTCCGCGTCGTCGTGCTCAGCTCAAGCGTTGTTTTCCATGCACGGTCTGGAGTGAAATCCGTGGTAATGTCGACACACGTTTGAAGAAGGTGGCCAATGGCCACGAGGCACAGGCAACCATTCTCGCCGCCGCCGGATTAAAACGGCTTGGCATCGATAACTGGCCAGGTCTGGTATTCAAGCCACTGGATTTCAGGCAAATGGTTCCTGCAGTGGGGCAGGGCGCAGTCGCGCTTCAAACCACAACCGAATTGGTGTCAGAGTTTGCAATTGCCGACGACAAGGATACGAGCCGTTCGGTTCGCTTGGAACGTCGATTCCTTGCGGCCATGGGTGGTGGCTGCCATGTGGCAACCGCCGGTTTCGTCTGCGGCTCGAAAATGCTGACTTTCCACGAAGATCATGGTTTCAATGAAATCACTTTGCCAAAGGGTGAAGAAGAGAAAACGGTGGACGATTTTGCGGCGTCGCTAATCAAAACTTCAGACTAA
- a CDS encoding PEP-CTERM sorting domain-containing protein (PEP-CTERM proteins occur, often in large numbers, in the proteomes of bacteria that also encode an exosortase, a predicted intramembrane cysteine proteinase. The presence of a PEP-CTERM domain at a protein's C-terminus predicts cleavage within the sorting domain, followed by covalent anchoring to some some component of the (usually Gram-negative) cell surface. Many PEP-CTERM proteins exhibit an unusual sequence composition that includes large numbers of potential glycosylation sites. Expression of one such protein has been shown restore the ability of a bacterium to form floc, a type of biofilm.), translating to MTARITLLFTFCTVFTSSLAKAAITASFSQFDNTAIVFTLKGDIPVGANIGAGAPNVLFIGVPGDTDWVASQGTDDTTTNMGSPSRLASSSAYNPNDAGDFIQVVYDANFSVGDTVDTMVTLNGNNIIPANVDPNSMIVSAGFDSLAVIPDPTTDVGNAIPEPATYAAVLAMIALGVIGFRHRFKGETRPSS from the coding sequence ATGACAGCGAGAATTACGCTATTATTTACATTTTGTACCGTTTTTACGAGCTCCTTAGCGAAGGCAGCGATAACGGCATCGTTTTCACAGTTCGACAATACAGCAATTGTCTTTACTCTGAAGGGTGACATTCCAGTAGGGGCTAATATTGGTGCAGGTGCTCCAAACGTTCTGTTTATCGGTGTTCCCGGTGATACTGATTGGGTTGCCAGCCAGGGGACCGATGATACAACCACTAACATGGGATCGCCAAGTCGGCTTGCCAGTTCCAGCGCCTACAACCCAAACGATGCGGGAGACTTCATACAGGTTGTTTACGATGCAAACTTCTCTGTCGGTGACACGGTTGATACCATGGTGACTCTCAATGGAAATAATATCATACCTGCAAATGTGGACCCTAATTCGATGATCGTAAGTGCCGGATTTGATTCTCTAGCAGTTATTCCAGATCCTACGACTGACGTAGGTAACGCCATTCCAGAGCCTGCGACTTATGCCGCTGTATTGGCAATGATCGCCTTGGGTGTTATTGGCTTCCGCCACCGCTTCAAAGGCGAAACACGGCCCAGCTCTTAG
- a CDS encoding MFS transporter, with protein sequence MAHSPVPPIPGQVKVPLRTKVTWGFGGLADNFMFNTLTALGTLVYVNHFKFTPELAGLALAMPRLIDAFTDPWIGNVSDNLKTRFGRRRPLMFIGVLFCALLLPLLWTPIGLDTVGNPWHTNIAFFYVVTIGSLLAIAYTLFVVPYTALGFELSPDYDERTRVIRWRMLIGLIGSLAAGWLFSLAAADHFPNIGVGAFWVTIGVSAVVLISGLIPTIGCRENLEIEEQEPIKLISAIKYTMTNKPFVILFITYVTIIVALFSAQSIAPLIMLHYVFEGSEQAVGQFTGIFTTLAVTLSYGSMFLIGYLSTRYNKRIAMIIGLTFVVSGTIANFFAIDPRWPWAMYVAGAITFIGMQGCWLMVDSMVADVCDDDELATGRRREGMFSAVKGFALKAAQGLTFGLGGYMATAAGYDQGAVDTVGLNEDVAIKMKAMLIGFQSLGLFLAIALMCLYPISRQRAEETQRRLKERALSTD encoded by the coding sequence ATGGCGCACTCACCAGTTCCCCCAATTCCCGGGCAAGTTAAGGTCCCATTACGGACTAAAGTCACCTGGGGATTCGGAGGTTTAGCTGACAACTTCATGTTCAATACGCTGACGGCGTTGGGAACGCTTGTCTATGTGAACCATTTCAAGTTCACTCCTGAGCTCGCTGGGCTCGCTCTCGCAATGCCCAGGCTGATTGATGCCTTCACCGACCCATGGATTGGTAACGTCTCGGACAACCTAAAGACTCGATTTGGCCGACGCCGGCCTCTGATGTTCATTGGTGTCCTGTTTTGCGCCCTACTCCTTCCCCTTCTGTGGACACCAATCGGCCTCGATACAGTCGGCAATCCATGGCACACGAATATCGCGTTCTTTTATGTTGTGACCATCGGCAGTTTGCTCGCGATAGCCTATACGCTGTTCGTGGTCCCCTACACAGCACTGGGCTTTGAGCTAAGCCCTGACTACGACGAACGAACACGCGTCATACGCTGGCGTATGCTAATCGGCCTGATCGGCTCACTTGCTGCCGGATGGCTATTCAGCCTGGCTGCGGCAGACCATTTCCCAAACATTGGAGTCGGAGCATTTTGGGTCACAATTGGTGTTTCTGCCGTAGTGCTCATCTCAGGGCTTATCCCAACCATTGGCTGTCGGGAGAATTTGGAAATTGAAGAGCAGGAGCCGATCAAACTGATTTCCGCAATCAAGTACACGATGACGAACAAACCATTTGTCATCCTATTCATTACTTATGTCACAATTATTGTGGCGCTTTTCTCAGCTCAGAGCATCGCTCCCTTAATCATGCTGCATTATGTTTTTGAAGGCAGCGAACAAGCAGTAGGACAGTTCACCGGGATATTCACAACACTGGCTGTGACTCTTTCTTACGGCAGTATGTTTTTGATCGGCTATCTGTCGACGCGTTATAACAAACGCATAGCGATGATCATAGGCCTGACATTTGTTGTATCAGGTACCATCGCAAACTTCTTTGCCATCGATCCGCGCTGGCCCTGGGCCATGTATGTGGCGGGAGCGATTACTTTTATTGGCATGCAAGGCTGCTGGCTAATGGTGGACTCCATGGTTGCAGATGTCTGCGACGACGACGAGCTGGCAACCGGCCGCCGCCGTGAAGGAATGTTTAGTGCAGTGAAAGGTTTTGCTCTGAAGGCAGCCCAAGGGCTGACCTTTGGGCTTGGAGGTTACATGGCAACGGCCGCTGGTTATGATCAAGGTGCAGTCGACACGGTTGGTCTCAATGAGGATGTTGCCATCAAAATGAAAGCAATGTTGATTGGCTTTCAGTCCTTAGGACTCTTCTTGGCGATTGCCCTGATGTGCTTGTATCCAATCAGTCGTCAACGCGCTGAGGAAACTCAACGCCGATTGAAAGAACGTGCTTTAAGTACAGACTAA
- a CDS encoding LacI family DNA-binding transcriptional regulator: MKARLKDVAAKAGVAPNTASTILNRRPNSWASKETEERVFKAAEELGYRPSRAALGLRLGSFRTVGLLIPDLHNPIYTTYADYLECRLREMDYDLILEHSRTDLEYEKHCLDSLLERQIDAVSYFVSDRKNQAAFLEKAKAAGKEVVVLTEALEKPLPYDTIEMDFSSGINAAIEHLLELGHRRFVFLCALAKGQEPGERPDAYRRLLSERGIPQQDCSFISCAHELSSARTAFGEFLDASKQDRPTALIAMNDLSAFGAMRAAWDRGLDVPGDLSVIGVDDIPLGDCLYRRLTTIGQPLKKMADTTAEMLLSRLEAKSAPPKPRAVRFEAKLLLKETTAPPPVS, from the coding sequence ATGAAAGCTCGTTTGAAAGATGTCGCCGCCAAGGCTGGCGTTGCCCCCAATACCGCCTCAACCATTCTCAATCGGCGCCCAAATTCCTGGGCTTCCAAGGAAACTGAGGAGCGGGTGTTTAAAGCCGCCGAAGAGCTAGGCTACCGTCCGAGTCGGGCAGCCCTTGGTTTACGTTTGGGGAGCTTTCGCACAGTTGGTTTACTCATTCCGGATCTTCACAACCCAATCTACACGACATATGCCGACTATTTGGAGTGCCGTTTGCGTGAGATGGATTACGATCTCATCCTTGAACATTCACGCACGGATTTGGAGTATGAAAAGCACTGTCTGGACTCATTGCTTGAGCGACAGATCGATGCGGTGAGTTATTTCGTCAGTGACCGCAAAAATCAAGCTGCATTTTTGGAGAAAGCCAAAGCGGCTGGAAAGGAAGTGGTCGTCCTTACTGAAGCCCTTGAGAAGCCTTTGCCTTACGATACCATCGAGATGGATTTCTCATCAGGCATCAATGCGGCCATTGAGCACCTGCTAGAGCTTGGACATCGGCGTTTTGTCTTCCTGTGTGCCTTGGCAAAAGGGCAGGAGCCAGGTGAAAGGCCCGATGCTTATCGACGGCTTTTGAGTGAGCGAGGCATCCCTCAGCAAGACTGTAGTTTCATCAGTTGCGCGCATGAGTTAAGCAGTGCACGAACTGCATTCGGGGAATTTCTCGATGCTAGTAAGCAGGATAGACCAACGGCGTTGATAGCAATGAACGACTTGTCAGCTTTTGGCGCGATGAGAGCAGCCTGGGATCGTGGCTTGGATGTCCCTGGAGATTTATCTGTGATCGGAGTCGATGACATCCCGCTTGGTGATTGCCTTTACCGTCGTCTTACCACCATCGGCCAGCCGCTAAAGAAAATGGCGGATACGACTGCCGAAATGTTGCTTTCACGACTGGAAGCTAAATCTGCACCACCCAAGCCACGTGCAGTTCGATTTGAGGCAAAGCTCTTACTTAAGGAGACGACCGCACCACCTCCTGTATCGTAA
- a CDS encoding Dabb family protein — protein MKTVALAVILIALLGGCTTLETSKSDTNVSSITHTVFFKLKHPEGSNEEAYFLSRAQALSDISTVQDFAIVKETSPKNNFDYGLFMVFDNQADYTFYNDHPDHVDFVKNIWIPNVVGFEEIDYIEYTP, from the coding sequence ATGAAAACAGTAGCTCTCGCTGTAATATTGATCGCCCTTCTGGGGGGATGCACCACTTTGGAGACATCTAAATCCGACACAAATGTATCCAGCATAACTCATACAGTCTTTTTTAAGTTGAAGCATCCCGAAGGCTCTAACGAAGAGGCTTATTTTTTAAGCCGAGCACAAGCCCTAAGCGATATATCAACGGTGCAAGATTTTGCGATAGTTAAAGAAACCAGTCCCAAGAACAATTTTGATTATGGCCTTTTCATGGTCTTTGATAATCAAGCGGACTATACGTTCTACAACGACCACCCCGACCATGTGGACTTCGTCAAAAATATTTGGATTCCCAATGTCGTCGGATTCGAGGAAATTGATTACATTGAGTATACGCCATAA
- the ilvC gene encoding ketol-acid reductoisomerase, with protein MPAKVYTDKDADLRVIKKKTLAVIGYGSQGHAHALNLKDSGCKVIIGLYAKSKSIATAEEQGFEVYSTAEAVQKADVIMVALPDMVQAKVYEEDILPNLTEGKTLLFSHGLAIHYGLIKPPAGVDVIMVAPKGPGHVVRTQYLEGKGVPALIAVLEGSSKNAKKIALAWAKGVGGTRAGVLQTSFKEETETDLFGEQAVLCGGASALVQAGFETLVEAGYQPEMAYFECLHELKLIVDLMIESGVSGMRFSISDTAEYGDVTRGPRVVNASSKKAMKAILKEIQSGKFTKEWVKEHQSGNKNFNKLRKEGEKHPIEKTGKRLRNLMPWIPKKNLKGTQASYSSK; from the coding sequence ATGCCCGCAAAAGTCTACACGGACAAAGACGCTGATTTACGCGTCATTAAGAAAAAAACCCTGGCCGTTATCGGATACGGTTCACAGGGGCACGCCCACGCCCTCAATTTGAAGGACAGTGGCTGCAAAGTTATCATCGGCCTCTACGCAAAGAGCAAGTCGATCGCAACGGCTGAAGAGCAAGGTTTCGAGGTATACTCGACTGCTGAAGCCGTCCAAAAGGCAGACGTGATCATGGTCGCGTTGCCGGATATGGTGCAGGCTAAGGTGTATGAAGAAGACATCCTGCCTAACCTTACCGAAGGCAAAACCCTGCTTTTCAGTCACGGTCTCGCCATTCATTATGGCTTGATCAAGCCACCTGCTGGTGTTGACGTCATCATGGTTGCTCCTAAGGGACCAGGCCATGTTGTCCGCACGCAGTATCTTGAAGGCAAGGGTGTTCCTGCGCTGATCGCGGTCCTGGAAGGTTCTTCCAAGAACGCCAAGAAGATTGCTTTGGCATGGGCCAAGGGCGTTGGCGGTACCCGCGCTGGTGTTCTCCAGACTTCTTTCAAGGAAGAAACCGAAACCGACTTGTTCGGTGAGCAGGCAGTCCTTTGCGGTGGTGCCAGTGCATTGGTTCAGGCTGGTTTTGAAACACTCGTTGAGGCTGGTTATCAGCCTGAGATGGCTTACTTTGAATGTCTCCATGAGCTCAAGCTGATCGTTGACTTGATGATCGAATCCGGTGTCAGCGGCATGCGCTTTTCGATCTCGGATACAGCCGAGTATGGTGATGTGACTCGCGGCCCACGCGTTGTGAATGCGTCTTCAAAGAAAGCCATGAAGGCGATCTTGAAGGAAATCCAGTCCGGTAAGTTCACCAAGGAATGGGTTAAAGAGCACCAGAGCGGTAACAAGAACTTTAACAAGCTCCGTAAGGAAGGCGAAAAGCACCCGATCGAAAAGACCGGCAAACGCCTGCGTAACCTGATGCCATGGATTCCTAAGAAGAATCTGAAGGGCACCCAGGCTTCTTACTCATCGAAGTAA
- the ilvN gene encoding acetolactate synthase small subunit — translation MRHTISALVENKFGVLARIAGMFSGRGFNIDTLNVGPTHDKLYSRITITVLAEDETHLDQAIKQLDKLINVIEVTHFDDRATFVARELVMLKIKADAGNRSNIIEIADIFRAKIVDVAPDSIIIEMTGNENKIRAFFELITPFGILEMARTGMVALPRGYKAER, via the coding sequence ATGCGTCACACAATATCAGCTCTAGTAGAAAACAAGTTCGGTGTCCTCGCGCGCATCGCTGGCATGTTCAGCGGCCGCGGGTTTAATATCGATACGCTGAATGTGGGACCGACCCACGACAAGCTCTACTCACGCATTACGATCACGGTGCTGGCCGAGGATGAAACCCATCTGGACCAGGCGATTAAGCAGCTTGACAAACTGATCAACGTCATCGAGGTGACCCACTTTGACGACCGCGCGACCTTCGTTGCGAGAGAGCTTGTCATGCTGAAAATCAAAGCCGATGCCGGTAATCGTTCTAACATTATCGAGATTGCCGATATTTTCCGGGCCAAGATAGTCGATGTTGCTCCGGATTCGATCATTATCGAAATGACGGGGAATGAGAACAAGATTCGTGCTTTCTTCGAGTTGATAACGCCATTTGGCATACTCGAAATGGCACGCACTGGAATGGTCGCACTACCACGTGGTTACAAGGCGGAACGTTAA